The genomic DNA TTCAAGCCAATCAATACCCGGTTGCAATAAGCTGATGTCACCGCGAAAACGGTTAATCACAAAGCCTTTTACCCGTGCTTGTTCAGACGGACTTAACAGTGCCAACGTGCCCACCAAATGGGCAAATACGCCGCCTTTATCAATATCGGCAATAATAATCACTGGGCAGTCGGCCACTTCTGCAAAACCCATATTAGCAATATCGCCATCACGTAAATTGATTTCTGCGGGACTGCCCGCCCCTTCTATGACCACCAGCGAGTATTGTTGCTGTAAGCGTCGGTATGATTGCATCACGGCCGCTAAGGCCAAGGTTTTATAACCTCGACTCTCAGGGCCGAAAAAAGCCTTCGCTTCTAATGTGGTTAACGCTTTACCGTGAATAATCACTTGCGCGCCAGTATCAGAGCTGGGTTTTAACAGCACGGGATTAAAATCGGTATGAGGGGGTAATTGACATGCGATGGCTTGCAGTGCTTGAGCGCGACCTATTTCACCCCCATCAATGGTTACCGCACTGTTTAATGCCATATTTTGTGGCTTAAAAGGCGCAACATTGACTCCTTGGCGGGCAAATAAGCGACATAGCCCTGCAACAAGAGTGCTTTTACCGGCATCAGATGTGGTGCCTTGCACCATTAATGCCCCGGACAATAGGTCAGCGGTTGGCAGGGTAAAATGCGGCAATGACATTATGCTTTTAAGGTCAAAGGCAGGCCCGCAACCACCAAAGTGACTTGGTCTGATATTGCCGCTATCGATTGGTTAAGCCAACCGGCTTCATCAACAAAACGGCGATTTAACTCGCCCATGGGAACAATACCCGAGCCCACTTCATTGCTGACTAATACCACTTCACTTTGCAACGCGGGCAGACTGTCGATGAGTAATGATTTTTGAGAAGCCCACGAGGCACCATCATCTAACAATAAATGATTGGTTAATAATAACGTCAAACAATCAAGCAATATCACTTGCTGGGGTTTATCGATTGCCACCAAGGTTTGTGCAATATCGTAAGCTTGTTCATGCAGTGTCCAGCCATGGGCGCTAGACACTCTATATTGCTGATGTTGCTCAATACGCTGCGACATTTCATTGTCTAGCGCCGTTGCCGTGGCTAAATACACGCATTGGTAACCAATAGCAGCGTATTCGGCTACACATTGCTCTGCAAATTGACTCTTACCGCTGCGCGCACCGCCCAACACCAAATGGATCATCAGCTTAATCCCACCGCTAAAATGACAAGATAACAACACACTTCGCTAATTTGCTGTGCTGCGCCTAATGTGTCACCAGTATAGCCTCCAATCTGTTTACGGAAGAATCCGCCTAACAAAATACGCACCAGCCATAAGG from Shewanella psychromarinicola includes the following:
- the cobU gene encoding bifunctional adenosylcobinamide kinase/adenosylcobinamide-phosphate guanylyltransferase produces the protein MIHLVLGGARSGKSQFAEQCVAEYAAIGYQCVYLATATALDNEMSQRIEQHQQYRVSSAHGWTLHEQAYDIAQTLVAIDKPQQVILLDCLTLLLTNHLLLDDGASWASQKSLLIDSLPALQSEVVLVSNEVGSGIVPMGELNRRFVDEAGWLNQSIAAISDQVTLVVAGLPLTLKA